The Peribacillus simplex genome contains a region encoding:
- a CDS encoding heme oxygenase, which produces MIIVTNRIRVKKGMGAVMAPGFTAPGPLDTTEGFVKVEVLLTQNLSDHDELSVNMYWENLDNFTAWRNSDAFKAAHKRPEPGSGEAKKESPILGSELTTYEVASVKEIAK; this is translated from the coding sequence ATGATAATCGTAACGAATAGAATCAGAGTCAAAAAAGGGATGGGTGCAGTCATGGCCCCAGGATTTACTGCACCAGGTCCACTTGATACTACGGAAGGCTTCGTAAAAGTTGAAGTATTATTAACGCAGAATTTGTCGGACCACGATGAACTGAGCGTTAATATGTACTGGGAAAACCTTGATAACTTTACTGCTTGGAGAAATAGCGATGCATTCAAAGCTGCACATAAACGGCCTGAACCAGGTTCCGGTGAAGCAAAAAAAGAATCTCCAATTCTAGGCAGCGAGCTTACAACGTATGAAGTCGCCTCGGTAAAGGAAATAGCTAAATAA
- the rlmN gene encoding 23S rRNA (adenine(2503)-C(2))-methyltransferase RlmN has protein sequence MNKESIYGLTFEQLTAWLSDHGHKKFRASQVWEWLYRTRVTSFSEMTDVNKECIKLLEEHFVIQTLTQHVKQESADGTIKFLFKLQDGNLIETVMMRHKYGISVCVTTQVGCNIGCSFCASGLLAKSRDLSSGEIVEQIMNVQLHLDKLEQEDVVSHVVVMGIGEPFDNFENMLDFLKVLMDHKGLAIAGRRITVSTSGLANKIYEFTDTQLQVNLAISLHAPNNELRTQIMKINRGIPIEKLMKSLDYYLEKTNRRITIEYILLKDVNDHQEEAEQLATLLEDKKHRLYVNLIPYNPVDEHSQYQRSEKESVLAFYDTLKKRGVNCKIRQEHGTDIDAACGQLRSKQIKKAEAQ, from the coding sequence ATGAATAAAGAGTCCATTTATGGTTTAACATTCGAACAATTGACAGCGTGGCTTTCGGACCATGGCCATAAAAAATTCAGAGCTTCCCAAGTCTGGGAGTGGCTTTATAGAACACGTGTGACGAGTTTCTCTGAAATGACGGATGTAAATAAAGAGTGCATAAAATTACTTGAAGAGCACTTTGTCATCCAGACTTTGACTCAGCACGTCAAGCAAGAATCAGCGGATGGTACGATCAAGTTTTTGTTTAAATTACAGGATGGAAATCTTATCGAAACGGTCATGATGAGACATAAATACGGAATTTCGGTTTGCGTCACCACCCAAGTGGGTTGCAATATTGGCTGCAGTTTCTGTGCCAGTGGATTATTGGCCAAAAGCCGTGATTTATCCAGCGGGGAAATAGTGGAACAAATCATGAACGTTCAACTTCATCTGGATAAATTGGAACAAGAGGATGTTGTAAGCCATGTTGTTGTAATGGGTATTGGCGAACCGTTCGATAACTTTGAAAATATGTTGGACTTTTTGAAGGTGCTCATGGACCATAAGGGCCTTGCTATAGCGGGCAGGCGCATTACTGTTTCGACGAGCGGTCTTGCCAATAAGATTTATGAATTCACCGATACCCAATTACAGGTGAATCTGGCCATCTCATTGCATGCGCCGAATAATGAGCTCAGGACACAGATCATGAAAATAAACCGAGGTATCCCGATAGAAAAATTGATGAAATCTCTTGATTATTATTTAGAGAAAACGAATAGGAGAATTACGATTGAATATATCCTATTGAAAGATGTCAATGACCATCAAGAAGAAGCCGAGCAACTCGCCACTCTTCTTGAGGACAAAAAACATCGGCTCTATGTCAACCTGATTCCATATAATCCTGTAGATGAGCATAGTCAATATCAAAGAAGTGAAAAAGAGTCCGTTCTCGCGTTTTATGATACGCTGAAAAAGAGAGGCGTAAATTGTAAAATCCGCCAAGAACATGGAACGGATATTGATGCAGCTTGCGGCCAGCTTAGAAGCAAGCAAATAAAGAAGGCTGAAGCCCAGTAA
- a CDS encoding DEAD/DEAH box helicase: MNELSFTDYTLSDEIIRALESLGYQSPTEVQREVIPVALKKRDLVVKSQTGSGKTASFGIPICEMVDWEENKPQALILTPTRELAVQVKEDITNIGRFKRIKATAVYGKHPFAQQKAELKQKSHVVVGTPGRVLDHIEKGTLALERLTHLVIDEADEMLNMGFIEQVEAIIKELPKDRVTMLFSATLPESIKKLCKQYMKDPLDIEIKAKGLTTEKIEHALIEVKEDDKFSLLRDVTITENPDSCIIFCRTKDRVDQVCEQLLELEYPCDMIHGGMLQEDRLAVMNEFRRGEFRYLVATDVAARGIDIDNITHVINYDLPLEKESYVHRTGRTGRAGKKGKAITFMTPYEDKFLAEIQGYIGFEIPKMTVPSKEEVSNKKLEFEAKLEARPKIKKDKSEQLNKQIMKLYFNGGKKKKLRAVDFVGTIAKIDGVNAEDIGIITIQDNVSYVEILNEKGPLVLKVMKNTKVKGKLLKVSEAFKK, from the coding sequence ATGAATGAATTGAGTTTTACTGATTATACATTAAGCGATGAAATTATAAGGGCATTAGAAAGCTTGGGATATCAAAGTCCAACCGAAGTACAGCGTGAAGTGATACCAGTGGCGCTGAAAAAGCGGGATCTAGTCGTTAAATCCCAAACGGGAAGCGGCAAGACCGCTTCATTCGGCATACCGATCTGCGAAATGGTCGATTGGGAGGAGAATAAGCCTCAGGCGCTTATTTTAACACCGACACGCGAGCTTGCTGTACAGGTTAAAGAGGATATTACGAATATAGGCAGATTTAAAAGGATAAAGGCTACTGCGGTTTATGGAAAACATCCATTCGCACAGCAAAAAGCGGAATTGAAACAAAAAAGCCATGTAGTCGTTGGAACTCCGGGGCGTGTTCTGGATCATATCGAGAAAGGGACACTCGCCTTGGAACGCTTAACTCATTTAGTTATTGATGAAGCGGATGAAATGCTGAATATGGGCTTCATTGAACAAGTGGAAGCCATTATTAAAGAGCTTCCGAAAGATAGAGTAACCATGCTGTTCTCTGCTACGTTACCTGAGAGTATAAAAAAGCTATGCAAGCAATATATGAAAGATCCTTTGGATATTGAAATCAAAGCAAAGGGCTTAACGACGGAGAAAATTGAACATGCTCTTATTGAAGTGAAAGAAGATGATAAGTTTTCCCTGCTTAGAGACGTCACCATCACGGAAAACCCCGATAGCTGCATCATTTTCTGTCGGACGAAAGATAGGGTAGATCAAGTATGTGAACAGCTGCTGGAACTGGAATATCCGTGTGATATGATACACGGCGGCATGCTTCAGGAAGATCGCCTTGCAGTGATGAATGAATTCAGAAGAGGTGAATTCCGCTATTTGGTTGCGACAGATGTTGCTGCGCGTGGAATTGACATCGACAATATAACCCATGTGATTAACTATGACCTGCCATTGGAAAAGGAAAGTTACGTACATCGAACTGGAAGAACGGGCCGTGCCGGTAAAAAAGGAAAAGCCATTACTTTTATGACGCCGTACGAAGACAAATTCCTTGCTGAGATTCAAGGATATATCGGTTTTGAAATCCCTAAAATGACTGTTCCTTCAAAAGAGGAAGTCTCCAATAAAAAATTGGAATTCGAAGCGAAACTGGAAGCTCGTCCCAAGATCAAAAAAGATAAAAGTGAACAGTTGAATAAACAAATCATGAAGTTGTATTTTAATGGCGGCAAGAAAAAGAAACTCAGGGCTGTGGATTTTGTCGGAACCATCGCAAAGATTGATGGAGTGAATGCAGAGGACATTGGGATCATTACGATCCAGGACAATGTTTCTTATGTGGAAATATTGAATGAAAAGGGACCGCTTGTCTTGAAAGTGATGAAAAATACGAAAGTAAAAGGCAAACTTTTGAAGGTTTCAGAGGCTTTTAAGAAGTAA
- the rlmH gene encoding 23S rRNA (pseudouridine(1915)-N(3))-methyltransferase RlmH yields MKITIITVGKLKEKYLKQGIAEYTKRLSAYANIELVEVPDEKAPENLSAADMDIVKQKEGERILAKVSPDTYVITLEINGKQLTSEQLATHMDQLATYGKSKIAFIIGGSLGLGTEVLSRSDYALSFSKMTFPHQLMKLVLVEQIYRAFRINRNEPYHK; encoded by the coding sequence ATGAAAATAACGATTATTACTGTTGGCAAGCTAAAGGAAAAATACTTAAAGCAAGGAATTGCTGAATATACTAAAAGGTTAAGCGCCTATGCTAATATAGAACTTGTCGAAGTACCGGATGAAAAAGCCCCGGAGAACCTGAGTGCAGCGGACATGGACATTGTAAAGCAAAAGGAGGGTGAACGAATCCTGGCGAAAGTCAGCCCTGACACCTACGTAATAACGCTTGAAATCAATGGAAAACAGCTTACTTCAGAGCAGCTGGCCACTCATATGGATCAGCTCGCCACCTATGGAAAGAGCAAAATTGCCTTTATTATCGGCGGATCGCTTGGGCTTGGCACCGAGGTGTTATCAAGAAGCGATTATGCCCTTTCCTTCTCGAAAATGACCTTTCCGCATCAATTAATGAAACTGGTTCTGGTGGAGCAAATATATCGGGCTTTTCGGATAAATAGAAATGAACCTTATCATAAATGA
- a CDS encoding catalase has translation MAKANENGRINEQSKQRQLDQYRVDDNGKKMTTNQGLRISEDEHSLKAGTRGPTLMEDFQFREKMTHFDHERIPERIVHARGSGAHGYFQVYEPMAEYTKAKFLQDPSVKTPVFVRFSTVAGSRGSADSVRDVRGFSTKFYTEEGNYDLVGNNIPVFFIQDAIKFPDLIHAVKPEPHNEIPQAASAHDTFWDFVANNEETAHMIMWHLSDRAIPRSFRMMEGFGVHTFRFVNEQGVAHFVKFHWKPVLGVKSLVWDEAQKIAGKNPDFHRQDLWEAIDTGNYPEFEFGVQMIKEEDEFKFDFDILDPTKLWPEEQIPVKIIGKMVLNQNTDNFFAETEQIAFHPGHVVPGIDFSNDPLLQGRLFSYTDTQLSRLGGPNFHELPINRTVAPVHNNQRDGMHRMSINPGQVSYHKNSLAGNSPEPASEEEGGYAHYQEKVDGRKVRQRSESFKDHYSQAKLFWNSMTEVEKEHIIQAFHFEVGKVKSKDVQQQIVEMFSNVDVELAKTIAIGVGVNPPANKSEVKMDLASPALSQEQMKVNTAATRKVAILAANGFNGSEVNQVLESFKSAGITAEIISHNRGVITSSKGQQAEVNQTFLTADSVLFDAVYVPGGQESVNSLKASKEPIYFVDEAYNHFKAIGAGKEGAEILSKAGIGSNDPASGIVAVTDKNSGTVFIEAIAKHRHWNRV, from the coding sequence ATGGCAAAAGCAAATGAAAACGGAAGAATCAATGAGCAAAGTAAGCAGCGACAGTTGGATCAATATCGAGTGGACGATAATGGGAAAAAGATGACGACTAACCAAGGTTTGCGCATTTCTGAGGATGAGCATTCTTTGAAGGCTGGAACGCGTGGTCCGACTTTGATGGAGGACTTTCAATTCCGGGAAAAAATGACCCATTTTGACCATGAGCGTATTCCTGAGCGGATTGTCCATGCCCGTGGATCTGGTGCTCATGGATATTTTCAGGTATATGAACCGATGGCCGAATATACAAAAGCCAAGTTTCTTCAAGACCCTTCAGTCAAGACACCCGTATTCGTTCGCTTCTCAACGGTGGCAGGTTCCCGTGGATCTGCAGACTCGGTACGTGATGTTAGGGGATTTTCTACAAAGTTCTATACTGAGGAAGGAAACTATGATTTAGTCGGAAATAATATTCCGGTATTCTTTATCCAGGATGCCATTAAATTCCCGGATTTAATTCATGCGGTTAAACCGGAGCCTCATAACGAAATACCTCAGGCTGCGTCTGCCCATGATACTTTTTGGGACTTCGTCGCCAACAATGAAGAAACGGCTCATATGATCATGTGGCATCTTTCTGATAGGGCCATACCGAGGAGTTTCCGGATGATGGAAGGGTTTGGTGTCCATACATTCCGTTTTGTAAATGAACAAGGCGTGGCCCATTTCGTTAAATTCCATTGGAAGCCTGTACTTGGAGTTAAATCCCTTGTCTGGGATGAGGCACAGAAAATTGCAGGGAAGAATCCTGATTTTCACCGCCAAGATCTGTGGGAAGCGATAGACACCGGAAATTATCCTGAATTTGAATTTGGCGTGCAAATGATTAAGGAGGAAGATGAATTCAAATTCGACTTTGATATCCTTGATCCTACTAAACTATGGCCGGAAGAACAGATTCCGGTGAAAATAATCGGAAAAATGGTTTTGAATCAAAATACGGATAACTTTTTTGCAGAGACGGAACAGATAGCGTTCCATCCGGGGCATGTCGTACCGGGTATTGATTTTTCAAATGATCCGCTGCTCCAGGGACGGTTATTCTCATACACCGATACCCAGCTATCCCGATTGGGAGGACCGAATTTCCATGAGCTTCCGATTAATAGGACGGTTGCCCCCGTTCATAATAATCAACGCGATGGCATGCACCGAATGTCAATAAATCCAGGACAGGTCAGCTACCACAAAAATTCCCTTGCAGGCAACTCTCCCGAACCTGCTTCGGAAGAGGAAGGCGGCTATGCACATTACCAGGAAAAAGTCGATGGCAGGAAGGTCCGACAACGCAGTGAAAGCTTCAAGGATCATTACAGCCAGGCTAAATTATTTTGGAATAGCATGACGGAAGTGGAGAAGGAGCATATTATTCAGGCGTTCCACTTTGAAGTGGGAAAAGTGAAAAGTAAGGACGTTCAGCAGCAAATCGTCGAGATGTTCAGCAATGTGGATGTAGAGCTGGCTAAAACGATCGCTATTGGGGTGGGCGTGAATCCTCCGGCCAACAAAAGTGAGGTCAAAATGGATTTGGCTTCTCCAGCTTTAAGCCAGGAGCAAATGAAGGTGAACACGGCCGCAACAAGGAAAGTGGCAATCTTGGCTGCAAATGGCTTCAACGGGTCAGAGGTCAATCAAGTTTTGGAATCATTTAAATCGGCAGGGATAACGGCTGAAATCATCAGTCATAACCGTGGAGTGATTACAAGTTCTAAAGGACAGCAGGCCGAGGTGAATCAGACATTCCTGACAGCCGATTCGGTACTTTTCGATGCTGTATATGTGCCAGGAGGGCAGGAGAGCGTCAATTCTTTAAAGGCATCCAAGGAACCAATTTACTTTGTTGATGAAGCCTACAATCATTTCAAAGCAATTGGTGCGGGAAAAGAAGGAGCCGAAATCCTATCGAAGGCAGGCATCGGTTCCAATGATCCAGCCTCAGGCATTGTAGCTGTTACGGATAAAAATAGTGGTACTGTCTTTATCGAGGCGATTGCCAAGCACCGTCACTGGAATCGCGTTTAA